Proteins from a genomic interval of Deinococcus aquaedulcis:
- a CDS encoding MFS transporter codes for MAPSFPEAAGRWSALAALALAVVLGMAPWFSAAAVLPQLRAVWGLTDAAASGLTLAVQLGFVVGAVLSAALNLADRVPPRQLILTGTLLAAGANLGLLWAGGPAPAAGLRALTGAALALVYPPALKAMSAWFRTGRGTALGIMVGALTLGSALPHLINGLGGADWRSVILATSGLAALGGVIAARVGDGPHRVPAPPFQPSRAWRVLTGRGVGLTTLGYLGHMWELYAMWAWFAAFFGGVLRTAGAADPMRGAALATFAVVGVGAVGCWVGGLLGDRWGRTRLTTLAMGLSGACALALAALADAAPGVVLALSLLWGFWIIADSAQFSTIVSEIADPAYVGTALTAQLALGFTLTAASIALVPVLVRWGGWPLVFAVLAAGPLLGTVAMRRLAHTPDAARIAGGRG; via the coding sequence ATGGCCCCATCCTTCCCGGAAGCCGCCGGGCGCTGGTCCGCGCTGGCGGCGCTGGCATTGGCGGTTGTTCTTGGCATGGCGCCTTGGTTCTCGGCGGCGGCGGTGCTGCCACAACTGCGCGCGGTCTGGGGACTGACGGACGCTGCCGCGTCGGGGCTCACCCTGGCGGTCCAACTGGGCTTCGTGGTGGGCGCTGTGCTCAGCGCCGCCCTGAACCTCGCGGACCGTGTGCCGCCACGGCAGCTGATCCTGACCGGCACGCTGCTGGCTGCTGGCGCCAACCTGGGCCTGCTGTGGGCCGGCGGGCCGGCACCGGCGGCCGGCCTACGGGCGCTCACCGGCGCGGCACTCGCTCTGGTTTATCCTCCGGCCCTCAAGGCGATGTCGGCCTGGTTCCGCACTGGGCGCGGGACCGCGCTGGGCATCATGGTGGGGGCGCTGACACTGGGGTCAGCCCTGCCGCACCTCATCAACGGCCTGGGGGGCGCGGACTGGCGCAGCGTGATTCTGGCCACCAGCGGACTGGCGGCGCTCGGCGGAGTGATCGCGGCGCGGGTGGGGGACGGTCCGCACCGTGTGCCTGCGCCGCCTTTTCAGCCCAGCCGGGCCTGGCGGGTGCTGACCGGGCGCGGCGTGGGCCTCACGACGCTGGGCTACCTGGGGCACATGTGGGAGTTGTATGCCATGTGGGCGTGGTTTGCCGCCTTTTTTGGCGGGGTGTTGAGGACGGCCGGAGCCGCTGATCCGATGCGGGGCGCCGCCCTGGCCACCTTTGCGGTCGTGGGGGTAGGCGCCGTGGGATGCTGGGTGGGCGGCCTGCTGGGAGACCGCTGGGGCCGCACCCGACTGACCACACTCGCCATGGGCCTTTCTGGGGCCTGTGCCCTGGCGCTGGCCGCACTGGCGGACGCAGCGCCGGGGGTGGTGCTTGCCCTCAGCCTGCTGTGGGGCTTCTGGATCATCGCGGATTCCGCGCAGTTCTCCACCATCGTCAGCGAGATTGCCGACCCAGCGTACGTCGGAACAGCCCTGACTGCGCAACTGGCCCTGGGCTTCACCCTGACGGCGGCCAGTATTGCGCTCGTGCCTGTGCTGGTGCGCTGGGGAGGCTGGCCGTTGGTCTTTGCGGTGCTGGCGGCCGGCCCGCTGCTGGGGACTGTCGCCATGCGCCGCCTCGCACACACACCCGACGCCGCGCGCATCGCTGGGGGTCGCGGTTGA
- a CDS encoding MalT transcriptional regulator family protein → MLARLDGALCDAVTGQAGSQAQLETLARRHVFLVSLEGTRQEYRAHPLWAEALRAQFAAEQPGALPLLHTRASQWFEERGMAAEAIRHALADQGVARAADLIEVAVPAWRRTLQDTVILPWLEALPEALLRTRPVLCAHYAKALMQAGRWPEVEGWLLAAEQALGKQAQIVVRDEAEFRRLPAEVAAYRAVLALGEVGAADQHARDLLALAPETDHLARGAAAGLLGLATWHQGELGAASWQWAACQAHLLRAGHAADAVGAALAQADIFVARGELRQAQHTCEQALQFAAAHHGALWGAADLYVTLSGVFRQRHDLTAAQACLQKGDALGPHAQWAQYDGRRRVAQAELEMAAGRLSLQEAEAWRLSRGASRVCCGRPGTAEAG, encoded by the coding sequence GTGCTGGCGCGGCTGGATGGAGCGCTGTGCGACGCGGTGACGGGGCAGGCTGGCAGTCAGGCGCAGCTGGAGACGCTGGCCCGGCGGCACGTTTTTCTGGTTTCCTTGGAGGGGACGCGCCAGGAATACCGGGCTCACCCCCTGTGGGCCGAGGCGCTGCGGGCGCAGTTCGCGGCGGAGCAGCCGGGCGCGCTGCCCCTGCTGCACACCCGCGCCAGCCAATGGTTCGAGGAGCGCGGCATGGCAGCCGAGGCCATCCGCCACGCCCTAGCCGACCAGGGCGTGGCGCGGGCAGCCGATCTGATTGAGGTGGCGGTGCCGGCATGGCGCCGCACCCTGCAGGACACCGTCATTCTGCCGTGGCTGGAGGCATTGCCGGAAGCGCTGCTGCGCACGCGCCCGGTGCTGTGCGCGCACTATGCCAAGGCGCTGATGCAGGCCGGCCGCTGGCCTGAGGTCGAGGGCTGGCTGCTGGCCGCTGAACAGGCCCTTGGGAAGCAGGCCCAGATCGTGGTCCGGGATGAGGCAGAGTTCAGGCGACTTCCCGCTGAGGTGGCCGCCTACCGCGCGGTCCTGGCCCTGGGTGAGGTGGGCGCGGCGGACCAGCACGCCCGTGACCTGCTGGCTCTCGCGCCAGAGACCGATCATCTGGCCCGTGGGGCCGCCGCAGGGTTGCTGGGGCTGGCCACGTGGCACCAGGGCGAACTTGGGGCGGCGTCCTGGCAGTGGGCCGCCTGCCAGGCACATCTGCTGCGGGCCGGTCACGCCGCCGACGCCGTGGGGGCCGCGCTGGCCCAGGCGGATATTTTCGTGGCGCGCGGGGAGTTGCGTCAGGCTCAGCACACCTGCGAGCAGGCCCTTCAGTTTGCGGCCGCTCACCACGGGGCCCTGTGGGGCGCGGCCGATCTGTATGTGACCCTCAGCGGCGTGTTCCGCCAGCGCCATGATCTGACGGCGGCCCAGGCCTGTCTACAGAAGGGGGACGCCCTGGGGCCACATGCCCAGTGGGCCCAGTACGACGGGCGCCGGCGTGTGGCCCAAGCCGAGCTGGAGATGGCCGCAGGCCGCCTGTCTTTGCAGGAGGCTGAGGCGTGGAGACTTTCCAGAGGGGCGTCCCGTGTCTGCTGTGGTCGCCCGGGTACAGCTGAGGCAGGATGA
- a CDS encoding tetratricopeptide repeat protein: protein MSAVVARVQLRQDDLEAAQRWARHRGLSLRDELSYRQEYEHITLARVLLQAWDGQMDAAGNELLAFLQRLAAAVAGGRLGSETELLLLQALVHRRAGRQGGALARLEQALERAEPEGYAAVFLEGGPVMAVCSRRRWAGAWHPPMSVTCGPVAGPEPRASHRACQSPSARVNRPCCGG, encoded by the coding sequence GTGTCTGCTGTGGTCGCCCGGGTACAGCTGAGGCAGGATGATCTGGAGGCGGCTCAGCGGTGGGCCCGCCACCGTGGCCTCTCCCTGCGCGACGAGCTGTCGTACCGGCAGGAATACGAGCACATCACACTGGCGCGGGTGCTGCTGCAGGCGTGGGACGGCCAGATGGACGCCGCCGGGAACGAACTGCTGGCCTTCCTGCAGCGGCTGGCGGCGGCTGTGGCGGGTGGGCGCCTGGGCAGCGAGACCGAACTGCTGCTGCTTCAGGCTCTGGTCCACCGCCGGGCGGGGCGGCAGGGAGGGGCGCTTGCCCGGCTGGAACAGGCCCTGGAGCGGGCCGAGCCCGAGGGATACGCGGCCGTCTTCCTGGAGGGAGGGCCCGTCATGGCCGTCTGCTCCAGGCGGCGTTGGGCCGGGGCGTGGCACCCTCCTATGTCCGTCACCTGCGGTCCAGTGGCTGGCCCAGAACCGCGCGCCAGCCACCGGGCATGCCAGAGCCCCTCAGCGCGCGTGAACAGACCGTGTTGCGGTGGCTGA
- a CDS encoding helix-turn-helix transcriptional regulator, whose protein sequence is MNGLAIARKLGVSINTLRTHTQRMYDKLGVNSRRAAVRRASDLGLS, encoded by the coding sequence TTGAACGGGCTCGCCATCGCCAGGAAACTGGGCGTTTCCATCAACACCCTGCGCACCCACACCCAGCGGATGTACGACAAGCTGGGCGTGAACAGCCGCCGCGCAGCCGTTCGCCGGGCCAGCGACCTGGGCCTGTCCTGA